A genomic window from Bradyrhizobium lupini includes:
- a CDS encoding MarR family winged helix-turn-helix transcriptional regulator — MARSVAAKKSVKPAKPPYVLDEQVGFILRQVWQRHSAIFSREIGTNITPTQWAALSKLAEAGPCSQNQLGRLTAMDVATIKGVIDRLTARGLTETSQDPEDGRRLLVSLTRAGQQLAEKVAPNALAITRETLAPLEAKEREMLMALLNKLR; from the coding sequence ATGGCGAGAAGCGTCGCGGCGAAGAAAAGCGTCAAACCGGCAAAGCCGCCTTATGTGCTCGACGAGCAGGTCGGCTTCATCCTTCGCCAGGTCTGGCAGCGCCACAGCGCGATCTTCTCTCGCGAGATCGGCACCAACATTACGCCGACGCAATGGGCGGCGCTGTCGAAGCTCGCCGAGGCCGGGCCATGCTCGCAGAACCAGCTCGGGCGCCTGACGGCGATGGACGTGGCGACCATCAAGGGCGTGATCGATCGGTTGACGGCGCGCGGCCTCACCGAGACCAGCCAGGATCCGGAGGATGGACGGCGGCTTCTGGTCAGCCTGACGCGCGCGGGCCAGCAATTGGCGGAAAAGGTCGCGCCGAATGCGCTTGCGATCACACGAGAGACGCTGGCGCCGCTCGAGGCAAAGGAGCGCGAGATGCTGATGGCGCTGTTGAACAAGCTGCGGTGA
- a CDS encoding ABC transporter ATP-binding protein has protein sequence MKLTVQDLNSHYGPAHILFDIGFEVGEGEVVALLGRNGAGKSTTFRSIVGLVAQRSGRIMFEGKDVSARPTHEIVRDGLGYVPEERRIFTDLTVEENLEVGRQPKRPNAPHWTRDKLFSLFPNLGEMKNRPGGRMSGGEQQMLTIARTLMGNPSLVLLDEPSEGLSPKIVEQMVEAILTMKKEGVSIVVSEQNLHFARLISDRAYIIERGRICFGGTMAELDARPDIRDAHLSL, from the coding sequence ATGAAGCTCACGGTGCAGGACCTCAATAGTCATTACGGCCCGGCCCATATCCTGTTCGACATCGGCTTCGAAGTCGGCGAGGGGGAAGTCGTGGCATTGCTCGGCCGCAATGGCGCCGGCAAGTCGACGACGTTTCGCTCGATCGTCGGGCTCGTCGCGCAGCGCTCAGGACGGATCATGTTCGAAGGCAAGGATGTCTCGGCGCGTCCGACACATGAGATCGTGCGGGATGGGCTTGGTTACGTGCCGGAGGAGCGGCGTATCTTCACCGATTTGACGGTGGAAGAGAATCTCGAGGTCGGCCGCCAGCCGAAGCGCCCGAACGCGCCGCACTGGACTCGCGACAAGCTGTTTTCGCTGTTCCCTAACCTCGGCGAGATGAAAAATCGCCCGGGCGGCCGCATGAGCGGCGGCGAGCAGCAGATGCTCACCATCGCGCGCACGCTGATGGGCAATCCATCGCTGGTGCTGCTGGATGAGCCCTCGGAAGGCCTGTCGCCGAAAATCGTGGAGCAGATGGTCGAGGCCATCCTGACCATGAAGAAGGAGGGCGTCAGCATCGTCGTCTCCGAGCAGAATCTGCATTTTGCGCGGCTGATCTCCGATCGCGCCTATATCATCGAGCGCGGCCGCATCTGCTTCGGCGGCACCATGGCCGAGCTCGACGCGCGTCCGGATATCCGCGACGCGCATCTGTCGTTGTGA
- a CDS encoding ABC transporter ATP-binding protein: MSVAPPLLAVEGLTKSYGGVHAVRGVSFSLRAGEILALIGPNGAGKSTCFDMLNGQNKPDTGHVRLLGEDTTGRKPREIWRMGVGRTFQITATFATMTVRENVQVALISHGKQLYNLWGSAPNFDRGEAGRLLELVGMGGYADRPCGELAYGDLKRLELAVALANQPKLLLMDEPTAGMAPRERVDLMRLTAQIAREKSIGVLFTEHDMDVVFEHADRIIVLNRGTLIAEGSPAQVRGNPQVQAVYLGEGLLYEAGHREGASA; the protein is encoded by the coding sequence ATGAGCGTCGCGCCCCCACTTCTCGCGGTCGAAGGACTGACCAAATCCTATGGCGGCGTCCATGCCGTGCGCGGCGTCTCGTTCTCGCTGCGCGCCGGTGAAATCCTGGCGCTGATCGGACCGAACGGCGCGGGCAAGAGCACCTGTTTCGACATGCTCAATGGCCAGAACAAGCCTGATACCGGCCACGTCCGCCTGCTCGGCGAGGACACAACCGGCAGGAAGCCGCGCGAGATCTGGCGGATGGGCGTGGGTCGCACCTTCCAGATCACCGCGACCTTCGCGACCATGACGGTGCGCGAGAACGTGCAAGTCGCGCTGATCTCGCATGGCAAGCAATTGTACAATCTTTGGGGCTCGGCGCCGAACTTCGACCGCGGCGAAGCCGGGCGACTGCTCGAGCTGGTCGGCATGGGCGGTTACGCCGATCGCCCCTGCGGCGAGCTTGCCTATGGCGATCTCAAGCGGCTCGAGCTCGCCGTCGCGCTCGCCAACCAGCCAAAGCTGCTGCTGATGGACGAGCCGACCGCCGGCATGGCGCCGCGCGAGCGGGTCGATTTGATGCGGCTGACCGCGCAGATCGCCCGGGAAAAATCGATCGGCGTTCTCTTCACCGAGCACGACATGGACGTGGTGTTCGAGCACGCCGACCGCATCATCGTGCTCAACCGCGGCACGCTGATCGCCGAGGGCTCGCCCGCCCAGGTCCGCGGCAATCCGCAAGTGCAGGCGGTCTACCTCGGCGAGGGCCTGCTTTACGAGGCCGGGCATCGCGAGGGAGCATCGGCATGA
- a CDS encoding ABC transporter permease: MAFYVVQFLTGLASAASLFLVASGLSIIFGVTRIVNFAHGAFYMIGAYVAFTLTERLSGAFGFWGGIVVAAFAVALIGVIVEMVLLRRIYHAPELFQLLATFGLTLMVEDLVVLIWGPDDLVGRRAPGFKGAIDFFGQNIPSYDLFLIVLGPVVLGILWLLFQRTRWGVLVRAATQDRDMVAALGVNQKWLFTSVFAVGVFLAALGGALQIPRDAVHHAMDLRIIVEVFVVVVIGGLGSIIGAFVAAVLVSELNAFGILIFPKISIILVFLVMAVVLIVRPWGLFGRPEAPARKTPGLTVNPWRPLTSNERLAAFAALVVAATLPLFAGNYALTVGSEIAISVIFAVSLHFLMSVGGLASFGHAAYFGLGAYGVAFLAKMAGLPMIVCLLLGPLLGCMGAAVFGFFAVQLSGVYFAMLTLAFAQIVWSIAFQWVSVTGGDNGILGVWPSSWAASPSHFYWLSLGVAALVTIALRAMVFSPFGYALRATRDSLLRSEAVGINTKRIQWTAFVIAGTTAGIGGALFAYLKGSVFPDNLGISLSVDALVMVLLGGVETVSGAVIGAIVYKALNIWLVSQTDLSKLVLGGFIVLIVVVFPKGIVGMLEMLAQRRRKTSPPGSPLLAKPIESAE; this comes from the coding sequence ATGGCCTTTTACGTCGTACAGTTTCTGACCGGTCTCGCCAGCGCAGCGTCGCTTTTCCTGGTGGCGTCGGGCCTGTCGATCATCTTTGGCGTGACGCGGATCGTGAATTTTGCGCATGGCGCCTTTTACATGATCGGCGCCTATGTCGCCTTCACGCTGACGGAGCGCCTGTCAGGTGCATTCGGCTTCTGGGGCGGCATCGTGGTGGCGGCGTTCGCGGTGGCGCTGATCGGCGTCATCGTCGAGATGGTGCTGCTCCGGCGCATCTATCACGCGCCCGAGCTGTTCCAGCTGCTTGCGACCTTCGGCCTGACCTTGATGGTCGAGGACCTCGTCGTCCTGATCTGGGGCCCAGACGATCTCGTGGGGCGCCGTGCGCCCGGCTTCAAGGGGGCGATCGACTTCTTCGGCCAGAACATTCCGAGCTATGATCTGTTTCTGATCGTGCTCGGACCGGTCGTGCTCGGCATTCTCTGGCTCTTGTTCCAGCGCACGCGCTGGGGCGTTCTGGTGCGCGCAGCGACGCAGGACCGCGACATGGTCGCGGCGCTGGGCGTCAATCAGAAATGGTTGTTCACGAGCGTGTTTGCGGTCGGCGTTTTCCTCGCCGCTCTCGGCGGTGCGCTCCAGATCCCACGCGATGCCGTGCATCATGCGATGGATTTGCGCATCATCGTCGAGGTCTTCGTCGTCGTGGTGATCGGAGGCCTCGGTAGCATCATCGGCGCTTTCGTCGCGGCTGTGCTGGTCTCCGAGCTCAACGCCTTCGGCATCCTGATCTTTCCAAAAATCTCTATCATCCTGGTCTTCCTGGTGATGGCGGTGGTGCTGATCGTGCGGCCCTGGGGCTTGTTCGGCAGGCCCGAGGCGCCGGCCCGCAAGACGCCGGGTCTCACCGTCAATCCCTGGCGACCGCTGACGTCGAATGAGCGGTTGGCTGCGTTTGCAGCGCTCGTCGTCGCGGCGACACTACCGCTGTTCGCCGGCAATTATGCACTGACCGTCGGCTCGGAGATCGCGATCTCAGTGATCTTCGCCGTCAGCCTGCACTTCCTGATGTCGGTCGGCGGGCTCGCGTCCTTTGGTCACGCCGCCTATTTCGGCCTCGGCGCTTACGGCGTCGCTTTCCTCGCCAAGATGGCCGGACTGCCGATGATCGTCTGCCTGTTGCTCGGTCCGCTGCTCGGCTGCATGGGCGCTGCCGTGTTCGGCTTCTTCGCGGTGCAGCTCTCCGGCGTCTATTTCGCGATGCTGACGCTCGCCTTCGCGCAGATCGTCTGGTCGATCGCGTTCCAGTGGGTGAGCGTCACCGGCGGCGACAACGGCATCCTGGGCGTCTGGCCCTCGAGCTGGGCGGCGAGCCCATCGCATTTCTATTGGCTGTCGCTCGGTGTTGCGGCGCTCGTGACGATCGCTTTGCGGGCCATGGTGTTCTCGCCGTTCGGCTATGCGCTGAGGGCGACGCGCGACTCGCTGCTGCGCAGCGAAGCGGTCGGCATCAACACCAAGCGTATCCAGTGGACCGCCTTCGTGATCGCGGGCACGACCGCGGGCATTGGCGGCGCGCTGTTCGCCTACCTCAAGGGCAGCGTCTTTCCGGACAATCTCGGCATCTCGCTCTCGGTCGACGCCCTTGTCATGGTGCTGCTCGGCGGCGTCGAGACGGTGTCGGGCGCGGTGATCGGCGCCATCGTCTACAAGGCCTTGAACATCTGGCTGGTCAGTCAGACCGACCTGTCAAAACTCGTGCTCGGCGGTTTCATCGTTCTGATCGTCGTCGTCTTCCCCAAGGGCATCGTCGGCATGCTGGAGATGCTAGCGCAGCGCCGCAGGAAGACGTCGCCGCCGGGGTCACCCTTGCTTGCCAAGCCGATCGAGTCCGCCGAATGA
- a CDS encoding ABC transporter substrate-binding protein, with protein MRAKNYFVGAAFALLASGMAHSALAQDIKIGEINSYSLLPAFTEPYRKGWQLAVEEINAAGGINGKKLIVVSKDDGGKPADAQTAANELVSSEGVAMLTGTFLSNIGLAVSDFANQKKVFFLAAEPLTDAITWSKGNKYTFRLRPSNYMQAAMLVEAASKLPAKRWATIAPNYEYGQSAVAVFKKLMSEKRPDIQWVDEQWPPQGKIDAGPVVQAVAAANPEAILNVTFGADLVKLVREGNTRGLFKGREVVSFLTGEPEYLDPLKEETPEGWIVTGYPWYSIKTPEHDAFLKAYQAKYNDYPRLGSIVGYQTIKSAAAILAKANSTDPEKLITAAEGLSMPSPLGEITFRKIDHQSTLGAYVGKTALKDGKGVMVDSSYKKGADYLPSDAEVEKLRPKD; from the coding sequence ATGCGAGCAAAGAACTATTTTGTCGGGGCGGCGTTCGCGCTGTTGGCAAGCGGCATGGCTCATTCGGCCCTTGCGCAGGACATCAAGATCGGCGAGATCAACAGCTACTCGCTGCTGCCGGCGTTCACTGAGCCCTATCGCAAGGGCTGGCAGCTCGCGGTCGAAGAGATCAATGCGGCCGGCGGCATCAACGGCAAGAAGCTCATCGTCGTCTCCAAGGACGATGGTGGCAAGCCGGCAGATGCGCAGACCGCGGCCAACGAGCTGGTGTCGAGCGAGGGCGTGGCGATGCTGACGGGTACGTTCCTGTCGAACATCGGTCTTGCGGTCAGCGACTTCGCCAACCAGAAGAAGGTGTTCTTTCTGGCGGCCGAGCCTCTGACGGACGCCATCACCTGGTCGAAAGGCAACAAGTACACGTTCCGACTGCGTCCTTCGAACTACATGCAGGCCGCGATGCTGGTGGAAGCGGCCAGCAAGCTGCCCGCAAAGCGCTGGGCGACGATCGCGCCGAACTATGAATACGGCCAGTCCGCGGTCGCGGTGTTCAAGAAGCTGATGTCGGAGAAGCGGCCCGACATCCAGTGGGTCGATGAGCAGTGGCCGCCGCAGGGCAAGATCGACGCCGGTCCGGTAGTGCAGGCGGTTGCCGCGGCCAATCCCGAAGCGATCCTCAACGTCACCTTCGGCGCCGATCTCGTCAAGCTCGTGCGCGAAGGCAACACCCGCGGCCTGTTCAAGGGACGCGAGGTCGTCTCCTTCCTCACCGGTGAGCCGGAATATCTCGATCCACTCAAGGAGGAGACACCCGAGGGTTGGATCGTCACCGGCTATCCCTGGTACTCGATCAAGACGCCCGAGCACGACGCGTTCCTGAAGGCCTATCAGGCCAAGTACAACGACTATCCGCGCCTCGGCTCGATCGTTGGCTACCAGACCATCAAGTCGGCGGCGGCGATCCTGGCGAAGGCCAATTCGACCGATCCGGAGAAGCTGATCACTGCGGCGGAAGGACTTTCGATGCCGTCGCCGCTGGGCGAGATCACCTTCCGCAAGATCGATCACCAGTCGACGCTCGGTGCCTATGTCGGCAAGACCGCGCTGAAGGACGGTAAGGGCGTGATGGTGGACTCGTCTTACAAGAAGGGCGCGGACTATCTACCAAGTGATGCCGAAGTCGAGAAGCTGCGTCCGAAGGATTGA
- a CDS encoding amino acid synthesis family protein, translating to MSAIIRKIVTVVEETQMEMGRQVSPPTRRAAAIAVIENPFAGKYVEDLSPLIAIGEELGELLSKRAVAALGIDGSKAQSYGKAAAVGENGELEHAAAILHPKMGAPVRKVLGKGAALIPSSKKRSGPGTTLDVPLGHKDAAFVRSHFDGMEVQINDAPRANEIMVAVAVTDSGRPLPRVGGLTVAEIKGEDGLR from the coding sequence ATGAGCGCGATCATCCGCAAGATCGTCACCGTCGTCGAAGAGACGCAGATGGAGATGGGCCGCCAGGTCTCACCGCCGACGCGGCGTGCGGCGGCGATCGCCGTGATCGAGAATCCGTTTGCTGGAAAGTATGTCGAGGATCTCTCGCCGCTGATCGCGATTGGCGAGGAGCTCGGCGAGCTGCTCTCGAAGCGCGCGGTGGCGGCGCTCGGCATCGACGGGTCCAAGGCGCAGAGCTATGGCAAGGCCGCGGCCGTCGGCGAGAATGGCGAGCTGGAGCATGCAGCCGCCATCCTTCACCCGAAAATGGGCGCGCCGGTGCGTAAAGTGCTGGGCAAAGGCGCTGCGCTGATCCCGTCGTCGAAGAAGCGCAGTGGACCCGGCACGACGCTGGACGTTCCGCTGGGCCACAAGGATGCAGCCTTCGTGCGCAGTCATTTCGATGGCATGGAAGTGCAGATCAACGACGCGCCGCGCGCCAACGAGATCATGGTCGCGGTCGCCGTCACCGACAGTGGCCGTCCTTTGCCGCGCGTCGGCGGGCTGACCGTTGCGGAGATCAAGGGCGAAGACGGACTGCGTTAA